In bacterium, a single genomic region encodes these proteins:
- a CDS encoding DUF4838 domain-containing protein — MQPTIVRFDTSQPAKLAARELRRCLSQMTGQEWSVRSARAYDPKAPGLWLGSRRSAGFQPAPEADEVTIEATAKRGLIAGSNPRSILLAAYRYLTELGCRWVRPGKTGESLPTLRALPPVRLQETASYRHRGVCIEGAVSWEHVRDMVDWLPKLGFNGYFIQFREAYNFFQRWYEHEANPLWPRAQFTTEQAAELTTRLRREIKRRGLDLHLVGHGWTCEPFGIPGPGWFEHKGPIPADAVQYLAEIRGERKLWGNIALNTNLCYGNPETRRIVTDAIVEYAGANPDVDIIHFWLADGSNNQCECPLCRDHRPADLYVKMLNELDDKLTAAGSPVRIVFLAYVDLLWPPLKERLKNQDRFILMFAPITRSYSTSFTEAGVSAAKLPPYKRNQLKFPADPAINLAFLKGWQDQFRGEGFDFDYHFMWDHYKDPGQTALAHVLHRDVQGLRAIGLDGFMSCQVQRLFFPTGLGMTVLGRTLWNRKLSFGEIARDHMAACFGADGELVLKYLKQLSKLFAPRVLRGEAKPEEALKDWQAIPSAVDRMAPIIARNLGAPDACQAHSWRLLADFGELCVLQSEALVAKHTGSPDWVEAAREVIAWARTNEKRLQHVFDVFEFVLTFGGILGLCREELLALGKPPEA, encoded by the coding sequence ATGCAACCGACGATCGTCCGCTTTGACACGAGCCAACCGGCGAAGCTGGCGGCCCGTGAACTGCGCCGCTGCCTCTCGCAGATGACCGGGCAGGAGTGGTCCGTGCGCAGCGCCCGTGCCTATGACCCCAAGGCCCCCGGCCTGTGGCTGGGCAGCCGTAGGAGCGCCGGCTTCCAGCCGGCACCCGAAGCCGACGAAGTGACCATAGAAGCCACCGCCAAGCGCGGTCTCATTGCCGGCTCGAACCCTCGCAGTATCCTCCTCGCCGCCTACCGCTACCTGACCGAACTGGGCTGCCGCTGGGTGCGGCCCGGCAAGACGGGCGAGTCCCTGCCCACGCTGCGCGCCCTGCCCCCGGTCAGACTGCAGGAGACGGCCTCGTACCGCCACCGCGGCGTGTGCATCGAGGGCGCGGTGAGCTGGGAGCATGTGCGGGACATGGTGGACTGGCTCCCGAAGCTGGGGTTCAACGGCTACTTCATCCAGTTCCGCGAGGCCTACAACTTCTTCCAGCGCTGGTACGAGCATGAGGCCAACCCATTGTGGCCGCGTGCGCAGTTCACCACCGAGCAGGCGGCGGAACTGACGACGAGGCTGCGGCGCGAGATCAAGCGGCGCGGCCTCGACCTACACCTGGTCGGACACGGCTGGACCTGCGAGCCCTTCGGCATCCCGGGGCCGGGGTGGTTCGAGCACAAGGGACCTATCCCCGCGGACGCCGTGCAGTACCTCGCCGAGATCAGGGGCGAGCGCAAGCTGTGGGGCAACATCGCCCTGAACACCAATCTGTGCTACGGCAACCCCGAGACACGGCGCATCGTGACCGACGCCATCGTGGAGTATGCCGGGGCCAACCCCGATGTGGACATCATCCACTTCTGGCTGGCCGACGGCAGCAACAACCAGTGTGAGTGCCCACTGTGTCGCGACCATCGGCCCGCCGACCTGTACGTGAAGATGCTCAACGAGCTGGATGACAAGCTCACGGCAGCCGGCTCGCCCGTGCGTATCGTCTTCCTGGCCTATGTGGACCTGCTGTGGCCGCCGCTGAAGGAGCGCCTCAAGAACCAGGACCGCTTCATCCTGATGTTCGCGCCGATCACGCGCTCGTACTCGACTTCGTTCACCGAGGCGGGCGTGAGCGCAGCGAAGCTGCCCCCCTACAAGCGCAACCAGCTCAAGTTCCCCGCCGACCCGGCGATCAACCTGGCCTTCCTCAAGGGCTGGCAGGACCAGTTCCGCGGCGAGGGCTTCGACTTCGACTACCACTTCATGTGGGACCACTACAAGGACCCGGGGCAGACGGCGCTGGCGCACGTCCTGCACCGCGACGTGCAGGGCTTGCGGGCCATCGGCCTGGATGGCTTCATGAGCTGCCAGGTGCAGCGCCTGTTCTTCCCCACGGGTCTGGGCATGACGGTGCTTGGGCGGACGCTGTGGAACCGCAAGCTGTCCTTCGGCGAGATTGCGCGCGATCACATGGCAGCATGCTTCGGCGCGGACGGGGAACTGGTGCTGAAGTACCTCAAGCAGCTCTCGAAGCTCTTCGCCCCACGAGTGCTGCGTGGCGAGGCCAAGCCGGAGGAGGCGCTCAAGGACTGGCAGGCCATTCCGTCCGCAGTGGACAGGATGGCCCCGATCATCGCGCGCAACCTGGGCGCGCCCGATGCCTGCCAGGCCCATTCCTGGCGTCTGCTGGCGGACTTCGGCGAGTTGTGCGTCCTGCAGAGCGAGGCGCTCGTGGCGAAGCACACGGGGTCGCCGGACTGGGTTGAGGCCGCGCGCGAGGTCATCGCCTGGGCGCGCACCAACGAGAAGCGCCTGCAGCACGTCTTCGATGTGTTCGAGTTCGTGCTGACCTTCGGCGGGATACTGGGGCTGTGCCGCGAGGAACTGCTGGCCCTCGGCAAGCCGCCCGAGGCATGA
- a CDS encoding Na+:solute symporter has product MFTTADWIVVIAFFALMASLGFVTRRFIHGLDDYFAGGHNIPWWLAAISHHVSGYSAFAFVGYASLAYKVGFNIWTVFALPVFLAMVAGAFIWAPRWTRLKVITPCQYLEERFNNLVRQVVAWSGIGVKFVDEGAKLYSLAKIINACTGLPVKGTIVASCAVTILYLLMGGLWAELYSDFIQFIVQYGITLALVPMVLAAVGGWRAMWRDPRTPAFSLLSKDFPLSRLSVFLVVITLSYNGGTWGLAQRFYSMGKAAEAKKAALLSAFLYLLYPIALYIPVWAAPILVGQVQDPEMAYIVVAQQQLPQVMPGLLGLLVAGMFAATMSMVNSDISALAAVFTKDIYSRTMDRVAGESKLLKVGYLATGGFGLLTIIGGMATEGLGGAFKAMMDWYAAVLGPVSVPLLFGMLVKRTTWRGALASWLGGFATFVLFKYWLTNVVALSLFGAPPDEALAWTLTTGAELLVTFAIFLGEGYLVRQTPEEQARVAGLFKRLEGGLEAQAGDGEASGA; this is encoded by the coding sequence TTGTTCACCACCGCTGACTGGATCGTTGTCATCGCCTTCTTCGCACTGATGGCCTCGCTGGGCTTCGTCACCCGGCGCTTCATCCATGGGCTGGACGACTACTTCGCCGGGGGGCATAACATCCCCTGGTGGCTCGCGGCCATCTCGCACCACGTGTCTGGGTACAGTGCCTTTGCTTTCGTGGGCTACGCCAGCCTGGCCTACAAGGTCGGCTTCAACATCTGGACCGTTTTCGCCCTGCCCGTCTTCCTCGCCATGGTGGCAGGGGCCTTCATATGGGCGCCGCGCTGGACGCGCCTGAAGGTCATTACGCCCTGCCAGTACCTGGAGGAACGCTTCAACAACCTGGTGCGGCAGGTGGTGGCCTGGAGCGGCATCGGCGTGAAGTTCGTGGATGAGGGGGCCAAACTGTACTCGCTGGCCAAGATCATCAACGCCTGCACGGGGCTGCCGGTCAAGGGTACGATCGTCGCCAGTTGCGCCGTCACGATCCTGTACCTGCTCATGGGAGGGCTGTGGGCCGAGCTGTACAGCGACTTCATCCAGTTCATCGTGCAGTACGGCATCACGCTGGCGTTGGTGCCGATGGTGCTGGCCGCAGTCGGCGGCTGGCGGGCCATGTGGCGCGATCCGCGCACCCCGGCCTTCAGTCTCCTGAGCAAGGATTTCCCACTGTCGCGCCTGTCGGTGTTCCTGGTGGTCATCACGCTGAGCTACAACGGCGGCACGTGGGGTCTGGCGCAGCGGTTCTACTCGATGGGCAAGGCCGCCGAGGCCAAGAAGGCCGCCCTGCTCTCGGCCTTCCTCTATCTGCTCTACCCCATCGCCCTGTACATCCCGGTGTGGGCGGCACCGATCCTCGTGGGGCAGGTGCAAGACCCTGAGATGGCCTACATCGTGGTCGCCCAGCAGCAGTTGCCGCAGGTCATGCCGGGGCTCCTGGGGCTGCTGGTGGCCGGGATGTTCGCGGCCACGATGTCTATGGTCAACTCCGACATCAGCGCTCTCGCGGCGGTCTTCACCAAGGACATCTACAGCCGCACCATGGACCGCGTGGCGGGCGAGAGCAAGCTGCTCAAGGTGGGCTATCTGGCCACAGGGGGCTTCGGCCTGCTGACGATCATCGGGGGCATGGCGACCGAGGGCCTCGGGGGGGCCTTCAAGGCGATGATGGACTGGTACGCGGCGGTGCTGGGGCCGGTGTCGGTGCCGCTGCTGTTCGGCATGCTCGTCAAGCGCACGACGTGGCGGGGGGCCCTGGCGTCATGGCTCGGCGGGTTCGCCACCTTCGTGCTGTTCAAGTACTGGCTCACGAACGTGGTCGCCCTGTCGTTGTTCGGCGCCCCGCCGGATGAGGCCCTGGCCTGGACGTTGACGACGGGAGCCGAACTGCTGGTGACCTTCGCGATCTTCCTGGGCGAAGGCTACCTCGTCCGGCAGACGCCCGAGGAGCAGGCACGCGTGGCGGGGCTGTTCAAGCGGTTGGAGGGGGGCCTGGAGGCGCAGGCGGGAGACGGTGAGGCGTCCGGCGCGTAG
- the gcvH gene encoding glycine cleavage system protein GcvH, producing the protein MESTDELRFHEAHAWVRQEGNELVIGITDYAAEQLGDVVFIELPEVGTTITADDPFGSIESPKAVEDLVAPVSGEVVRRNDEVVDSPETVNDDPYGEGWLIAVKADENTDLDALMSRDEYNDALEALGEDDEADDDLLDEDEEE; encoded by the coding sequence ATGGAGTCCACTGACGAGCTGAGGTTCCATGAAGCCCATGCATGGGTGCGGCAGGAAGGCAATGAGCTAGTCATCGGCATCACCGATTACGCGGCTGAGCAACTGGGGGATGTGGTCTTCATCGAACTGCCCGAGGTGGGGACAACCATCACGGCCGACGATCCCTTCGGCAGCATCGAGTCCCCGAAGGCTGTCGAGGACCTGGTGGCTCCGGTCAGCGGCGAGGTCGTACGCCGCAACGACGAGGTCGTGGACAGCCCCGAGACCGTCAACGACGACCCTTACGGCGAGGGCTGGCTGATCGCGGTCAAGGCCGACGAGAACACCGATCTCGACGCCCTGATGAGCCGCGATGAGTACAATGACGCCCTGGAGGCTCTGGGCGAGGACGACGAGGCCGACGACGACCTGCTCGACGAAGACGAGGAGGAATAG
- a CDS encoding Gfo/Idh/MocA family oxidoreductase — MSERCVVVGAGGISNAWFPPLKAEEVEIAAVVDLQPERAAAQIARYELDCPASDNLKGTLKRVRPDFVVDLTVPEAHCAVTCAALRAGCHVVSEKPMAASMAQARRMVRTAEETGKLYMVSQSRRWDGRHERVRQTVASGEIGQVTTINCDFYLGAHFGGFRDEMPSPLILDMAIHHFDLCRFFTRLDPLAVYAREFNPVGSWYAGDVAASCIFEMTSGVIFTYRGSWCAEGCHTSWNGNWRIIGDQGTVLYEQDQEPHGQAVAGNEGFNRALRDLALAQADAPAAGMHGGLCEMLRFLRTGKQPQTECHDNIKSLAMVFGAIESSKRGRRVGIAG; from the coding sequence ATGTCGGAGCGTTGCGTCGTCGTCGGAGCCGGAGGCATCTCGAACGCCTGGTTCCCGCCGCTGAAGGCCGAAGAAGTCGAGATCGCCGCGGTCGTGGACCTGCAGCCCGAACGGGCGGCTGCGCAGATCGCCAGGTACGAGCTGGATTGCCCGGCCAGCGATAACCTGAAGGGGACGCTCAAGCGGGTCCGGCCTGACTTCGTGGTGGATCTGACCGTGCCCGAGGCGCACTGCGCGGTCACGTGCGCCGCCCTCCGTGCCGGCTGCCATGTTGTCAGTGAGAAGCCGATGGCGGCGAGCATGGCCCAGGCGCGGCGGATGGTGAGGACGGCCGAGGAGACGGGCAAGCTCTACATGGTGAGCCAGTCACGCCGGTGGGACGGGCGGCATGAGCGCGTGCGGCAGACCGTCGCTTCCGGTGAGATCGGGCAGGTCACGACCATCAACTGCGACTTCTACCTGGGCGCCCACTTCGGCGGCTTCCGCGACGAGATGCCCAGCCCGCTGATCCTCGACATGGCCATCCACCACTTCGACCTGTGCCGCTTCTTCACCAGGCTTGACCCCCTCGCCGTCTATGCCCGCGAGTTCAACCCCGTGGGCTCCTGGTACGCCGGGGACGTGGCGGCGAGCTGCATCTTCGAGATGACCAGCGGAGTCATCTTCACCTATCGGGGAAGTTGGTGCGCGGAGGGGTGCCATACGAGCTGGAACGGCAACTGGCGCATCATCGGCGACCAGGGGACGGTGCTGTACGAACAGGACCAGGAGCCGCATGGGCAGGCCGTCGCGGGCAACGAGGGCTTCAATCGTGCCCTGCGTGACCTCGCCCTCGCCCAGGCGGACGCCCCCGCGGCCGGCATGCACGGCGGCCTGTGCGAGATGCTGCGCTTCCTGCGGACCGGGAAGCAGCCCCAGACCGAGTGTCACGACAACATCAAGTCGCTGGCCATGGTCTTCGGGGCGATCGAGAGCAGCAAACGGGGAAGACGGGTGGGGATCGCGGGGTAG
- the queD gene encoding 6-carboxytetrahydropterin synthase QueD, whose translation MYELTVQRTFSAAHHLRDYDGPCARMHGHNYRVEITVAGPQPLQNGMLLDFGELKAICDGVLDELDHRCLNELPAFAEQNVTSENLAAFIYRQVADRLPFPGITMARVRLWEGDTSSVTYWED comes from the coding sequence ATGTACGAACTGACGGTGCAGCGCACCTTCTCCGCCGCACACCACCTGCGCGACTACGACGGGCCGTGCGCGCGCATGCATGGGCACAACTACCGCGTGGAGATCACGGTCGCCGGGCCGCAACCGCTGCAGAACGGGATGCTGCTGGACTTCGGCGAACTGAAGGCGATCTGCGACGGGGTGCTGGACGAACTGGACCACCGCTGCCTCAACGAACTACCTGCCTTTGCCGAGCAGAACGTGACCTCCGAGAACCTGGCGGCGTTCATCTACCGTCAGGTTGCGGACAGGTTGCCCTTCCCCGGCATCACGATGGCCCGCGTCCGGCTGTGGGAGGGCGACACGTCGAGTGTGACCTACTGGGAGGACTGA
- a CDS encoding carbon-nitrogen hydrolase family protein: MPPKPLVYTDARPWSPRPQLMPGVTRAGDGFVVTSNGSEGCYGGWELAYPLPPTEWVTVRVRVKLLGLRWGLDHVHAAVVWEGFEPLGVKWEPLLPLQTSGDDLIFQAHCQRPPGAKGMLLRLLIAWAGQGELRWSEVSVQEAKPPAPRRWRLGAAGGPLGGGKRNFRTNTEAYLALARSGAEQHVDLLCLPEVMLSAGLPSNPEEIARQAIPIPGKAIEPFQELAREARMALCFSAWERNREMVHNCAVLVGKDGALVGKYRKVHLASPLEVWWGVTPGHDFPVYEVDGAKITMNICMDSSALESARVPARLGAEILCLPIMGDHRAQRYWTGMDSDFEMDRWLAIQRTRAMDNQLWMVISRNNGNGTGIFGPDGNVLALAADKRLVHADVDLSVLPRTWTWATFRGVAWWERREPTYGPLMLTQNR; the protein is encoded by the coding sequence ATGCCCCCCAAGCCCCTGGTCTACACCGACGCTCGCCCCTGGTCGCCGCGCCCGCAACTCATGCCCGGTGTCACGCGCGCGGGCGATGGCTTCGTCGTGACCTCCAATGGCAGCGAGGGATGCTATGGCGGCTGGGAACTGGCCTACCCCCTGCCGCCGACGGAATGGGTCACGGTGCGAGTGCGCGTGAAGCTGTTGGGCTTGCGTTGGGGGCTGGATCATGTCCATGCGGCCGTCGTGTGGGAGGGCTTCGAGCCCCTGGGCGTCAAGTGGGAGCCGCTGCTACCGCTGCAGACGTCCGGCGATGACCTCATCTTCCAGGCCCACTGCCAGCGCCCGCCGGGGGCCAAGGGGATGCTGCTGCGGCTGCTGATCGCTTGGGCTGGCCAGGGCGAACTGCGCTGGTCGGAAGTGAGCGTGCAGGAGGCGAAGCCACCGGCACCGCGACGCTGGCGGCTGGGCGCCGCCGGCGGGCCGCTCGGGGGCGGCAAGCGCAACTTCCGGACCAACACCGAGGCCTACCTCGCTCTCGCACGTTCCGGCGCCGAGCAGCATGTGGACCTGCTCTGCCTCCCCGAAGTGATGCTGAGCGCCGGCCTGCCCAGCAACCCCGAGGAGATCGCCAGGCAGGCGATCCCCATCCCCGGCAAGGCCATCGAGCCCTTCCAGGAGTTGGCCCGCGAAGCCAGGATGGCCCTGTGCTTCTCAGCATGGGAGCGGAACAGGGAGATGGTGCACAACTGCGCGGTGCTGGTCGGCAAGGACGGCGCGCTGGTGGGGAAGTACCGCAAAGTGCACCTGGCCTCGCCGCTGGAGGTGTGGTGGGGGGTGACCCCGGGCCACGACTTCCCGGTCTACGAAGTGGACGGTGCGAAGATCACCATGAACATCTGCATGGACTCCTCGGCGCTCGAGTCGGCCCGCGTCCCCGCCCGCCTGGGCGCTGAGATCCTCTGCCTGCCGATCATGGGCGATCACCGCGCCCAGCGCTACTGGACGGGCATGGACAGCGACTTCGAGATGGACCGCTGGCTGGCGATCCAGCGCACACGGGCCATGGACAACCAGCTCTGGATGGTCATCTCGCGCAACAACGGCAACGGCACGGGGATCTTCGGGCCGGATGGCAACGTCCTGGCCCTCGCGGCGGACAAGCGGCTGGTGCACGCGGACGTGGACCTGAGTGTCCTGCCGCGGACGTGGACGTGGGCAACCTTCCGTGGGGTGGCTTGGTGGGAGCGGCGGGAGCCGACGTACGGGCCGCTGATGCTGACGCAGAACAGGTAG
- a CDS encoding lipoate--protein ligase family protein, translating into MAVDEAMLEAGVAGLIPPTLRFYAWQPPAVSLGFFQPLDDRISLTEIAARGFGLVRRPSGGRAILHKDELTYSVVVADDLIPDGRSVMGSYRTLSRGIEAGLGLLGLGAELADRATPERMKAQGLPTVCFAKAAKCDMTVSGRKIVGSAQTRRRGVIMQHGSVPIHLDPAEHLAVMPGEGTDEASQQRLLQKACGVADALGRSVPFEELAEALRRGFEQRLGIVLEPGELTAWELAKADELYATRYATRAWTDHPAKRGEE; encoded by the coding sequence ATGGCCGTGGATGAGGCCATGCTCGAGGCTGGCGTGGCGGGGCTCATCCCGCCGACGCTGCGTTTCTACGCCTGGCAGCCGCCGGCGGTGTCGCTCGGGTTCTTCCAGCCCCTCGACGACCGCATCAGCCTGACTGAGATCGCCGCGCGCGGCTTCGGCCTGGTCCGGCGCCCCAGCGGCGGGCGCGCCATCCTGCACAAGGACGAACTCACGTACAGCGTGGTCGTCGCTGACGACCTCATCCCGGACGGCCGCAGCGTCATGGGGTCATACCGGACGCTCTCCCGCGGCATTGAGGCGGGGCTGGGGCTCCTGGGCCTGGGCGCCGAACTGGCCGACCGGGCCACGCCTGAGCGCATGAAGGCCCAGGGCCTGCCCACCGTGTGCTTCGCCAAGGCGGCCAAGTGCGACATGACCGTCTCGGGCCGCAAGATCGTCGGCAGCGCCCAGACCCGCCGCCGCGGTGTCATCATGCAGCACGGCTCGGTGCCGATCCATCTCGACCCGGCCGAGCACCTGGCGGTCATGCCGGGCGAGGGCACGGATGAAGCCAGCCAGCAGCGTCTGCTGCAGAAGGCCTGTGGCGTAGCAGACGCACTGGGGCGGTCGGTCCCATTCGAGGAGCTGGCGGAGGCTTTGCGGCGGGGCTTCGAGCAGCGCCTCGGCATTGTGTTGGAGCCCGGCGAATTGACGGCGTGGGAACTGGCCAAGGCCGATGAGCTGTACGCCACCCGCTACGCGACACGCGCGTGGACTGACCATCCCGCCAAGCGCGGGGAGGAGTAG
- a CDS encoding aldose 1-epimerase family protein, which yields MPNLFGRTWTRSELMKHVGDIDQIGGARRVMLAEGNEAGCEAVLFRTGTGLTFTCLAGRGLDIASAEFCGRSLCWRSQTGDTAAPFFEPDGLGWLRNFYGGLVITCGMSYAGAPHQDTSSSEGEPTWDPETGQWIPTGSLGLHGRVSNIPAKNLYVDGEWQGDDYVFWAQGKMREGIVFGANLLLDRKVSAKLGENTIWIHDEVTNEGWNPQEHMMLYHCNLGFPLVWDDSKYLINARSTRPRDAAAAPYVDKWAEFPAPTPNQVEWVYYHDMATDADGKTMVGFARKGSGDCCVLGLYIKYDKSQLPHFGQWKMPAEGTYVTGLEPATCRVEGRVKDRNEGRLRVLQPGETAAYDLEIGVLNTLDEVAEVEAQIAAMK from the coding sequence ATGCCGAACCTGTTTGGCCGCACCTGGACACGTAGCGAGCTGATGAAGCACGTCGGTGACATTGACCAGATCGGCGGCGCGCGCCGTGTGATGCTCGCCGAAGGCAATGAGGCCGGCTGCGAGGCCGTCTTGTTCCGCACCGGCACCGGACTGACCTTCACCTGTCTGGCCGGACGCGGGTTGGACATTGCGTCGGCGGAGTTCTGTGGCCGCTCGCTCTGCTGGCGCTCGCAGACCGGCGACACCGCCGCTCCCTTCTTCGAGCCCGATGGTCTCGGCTGGCTGCGCAACTTCTATGGCGGCCTGGTCATTACGTGCGGCATGAGCTACGCCGGCGCCCCGCACCAGGACACCAGCTCCAGCGAAGGCGAGCCGACCTGGGACCCCGAGACGGGTCAGTGGATTCCCACCGGTAGTCTCGGTCTGCACGGTCGGGTCAGCAACATCCCCGCCAAGAACCTGTACGTGGATGGCGAGTGGCAGGGCGATGACTACGTCTTCTGGGCACAGGGCAAGATGCGGGAAGGCATTGTGTTCGGCGCGAACCTGCTGCTCGACCGCAAGGTCAGCGCCAAGCTCGGCGAGAACACGATCTGGATCCACGATGAGGTCACCAACGAGGGCTGGAACCCCCAGGAGCACATGATGCTGTACCACTGCAACCTGGGCTTCCCGCTGGTGTGGGATGACAGCAAGTACCTCATCAACGCCCGGAGCACTCGCCCCCGCGACGCTGCCGCCGCCCCCTACGTGGACAAGTGGGCCGAGTTCCCCGCTCCGACACCAAACCAGGTGGAATGGGTCTACTACCACGACATGGCTACCGATGCGGACGGCAAGACCATGGTCGGCTTCGCCCGCAAGGGCTCCGGCGACTGCTGTGTGCTGGGGCTGTACATCAAGTACGACAAGAGCCAACTGCCCCACTTCGGCCAGTGGAAGATGCCAGCGGAGGGGACCTATGTGACGGGCCTGGAGCCGGCTACGTGCCGTGTTGAGGGGCGCGTCAAGGACCGCAACGAGGGGCGCCTGAGGGTGCTGCAGCCCGGTGAGACGGCCGCCTACGACCTGGAGATTGGCGTTCTGAACACGCTGGACGAGGTGGCAGAGGTCGAGGCGCAGATCGCCGCGATGAAGTAG
- a CDS encoding LamG domain-containing protein, translating to MRHATGLLLLLTVLSVPALAADLPPLMAPFHVAFDGAATATPGAVSVTGADKLRYVEGKAGQAGDFESGQCVEYTNLPPLNLASGALELLVRPLHDPKEMEDHYYLQFLRQDGSAIMEVTFTHVEMSAQVTVRTGGRTFRRYGWGWPGNAWSHLVITWDSAGASPAGLGLYRDGIETGYPATYQAMEQPATIRIGCKSPATGPWAKAHLDELTIYNRWLSRLQVKALAAKAALPHIRKMEEMAGLVAADDGEAARRREQLFAARVGIIYGRSTSLLNWPDSLYQALDLPVPTAISEDDLAKTDLSQYKTLIVPGGGGLRLTDANKQALLKYVNDGGGYVGICGGATTANQYGLVDCTTYKFNVRGPVWVKLQPHPLTDGYDTSRMILFPHASGPLFVPKSEDQQTVLTFDVGDPPLPTFSHTVVRALGKGRVVVFSGHPEGSADTRPMLRNAVMWTARIIGDN from the coding sequence ATGCGCCACGCCACGGGACTTCTCCTGCTCCTCACCGTGCTGTCAGTGCCGGCACTTGCGGCGGACCTGCCGCCGCTGATGGCGCCGTTCCACGTCGCCTTCGACGGCGCGGCCACAGCGACACCCGGGGCGGTGTCGGTCACCGGTGCCGACAAGCTCAGATACGTTGAGGGCAAGGCCGGGCAGGCTGGGGACTTTGAGAGCGGGCAGTGCGTGGAGTACACCAATCTGCCGCCGCTTAACCTGGCTTCCGGCGCCCTGGAGCTACTGGTCAGGCCGCTCCACGACCCGAAGGAGATGGAGGATCACTACTACCTGCAGTTCCTGCGGCAGGACGGATCCGCCATCATGGAGGTCACCTTCACTCACGTGGAGATGTCGGCCCAGGTGACGGTCCGCACCGGCGGCAGGACCTTCCGGCGCTATGGTTGGGGCTGGCCGGGCAACGCCTGGAGCCACCTGGTCATCACCTGGGACAGTGCGGGCGCCAGCCCGGCCGGCCTGGGTCTGTACCGCGATGGCATTGAGACCGGTTACCCGGCCACGTACCAGGCCATGGAGCAGCCGGCGACCATCCGCATTGGCTGCAAGTCCCCCGCTACGGGCCCGTGGGCGAAGGCTCATCTCGACGAACTGACGATCTACAACCGCTGGCTGAGCCGGCTGCAGGTGAAGGCTCTGGCCGCGAAGGCAGCCTTGCCCCACATCCGCAAGATGGAGGAGATGGCGGGCCTGGTGGCCGCCGACGATGGCGAAGCCGCTCGCCGGCGGGAGCAGCTCTTCGCGGCGAGAGTCGGCATCATCTATGGGCGCTCCACCTCGCTGCTCAACTGGCCGGACAGTCTGTACCAGGCTCTGGATCTGCCCGTGCCGACGGCCATCTCGGAGGACGACCTGGCCAAGACGGACCTGAGCCAGTACAAGACACTGATCGTTCCAGGCGGTGGGGGCTTGCGGTTGACGGACGCCAACAAGCAGGCGCTGCTCAAGTACGTCAACGATGGCGGGGGGTATGTCGGCATCTGCGGGGGCGCCACGACAGCCAACCAGTACGGGCTAGTGGACTGCACGACCTACAAGTTCAACGTGCGTGGGCCGGTGTGGGTGAAGCTCCAGCCCCATCCCCTCACGGACGGCTATGACACCAGCCGGATGATCCTGTTCCCCCACGCCAGCGGCCCTCTGTTCGTCCCCAAGAGTGAGGACCAGCAGACGGTCCTGACCTTCGACGTGGGTGACCCGCCGCTGCCGACGTTCTCACACACTGTGGTGCGCGCGTTGGGGAAGGGACGAGTGGTCGTGTTCAGTGGTCACCCCGAGGGCTCCGCCGACACGCGGCCGATGTTGCGCAATGCCGTGATGTGGACGGCGCGCATCATCGGCGACAACTGA
- the queC gene encoding 7-cyano-7-deazaguanine synthase QueC, producing the protein MNAIALLSGGLDSTVATWLAAQEMTVALALTCDYGQRAAAREIEAAARIAAALGAPHQVVPLPWLKTVAQDALTDASRPLPELKPEELDTKAAVQSAAAVWVPNRNGLLLNIAGVFAEALHCQAVIVGFNAEEGTTFPDNTPAFMHAAERAFSFSTQKGLQVVSPTVAMTKPEIVRAGRESGAPLDFVWSCYGAGPAPCRKCESCLRSQRAFAEAEG; encoded by the coding sequence ATGAACGCCATCGCCCTGCTCTCCGGTGGGCTCGACTCGACCGTCGCTACGTGGCTGGCTGCCCAGGAGATGACCGTCGCGTTGGCGCTGACCTGCGACTACGGCCAACGCGCCGCGGCACGCGAGATCGAGGCCGCCGCGCGCATCGCCGCGGCCCTCGGCGCCCCGCACCAGGTCGTGCCGCTGCCGTGGCTCAAGACCGTGGCTCAGGACGCGCTCACCGATGCCTCGCGCCCGCTGCCGGAGTTGAAGCCCGAGGAGCTGGACACGAAGGCAGCGGTACAGTCGGCCGCGGCGGTATGGGTGCCGAACCGGAACGGCCTACTGCTCAACATCGCGGGGGTGTTCGCCGAAGCGCTGCACTGTCAGGCGGTCATCGTGGGCTTCAACGCCGAGGAGGGGACGACATTCCCCGACAACACCCCGGCCTTCATGCACGCCGCCGAGCGCGCCTTCAGCTTCTCGACGCAGAAGGGCCTGCAAGTGGTGTCGCCGACGGTAGCGATGACCAAGCCGGAGATCGTCCGGGCGGGCCGTGAGAGCGGCGCGCCGCTCGACTTCGTCTGGAGCTGCTACGGGGCCGGTCCAGCGCCCTGCCGCAAGTGCGAGTCCTGCCTGCGCTCCCAACGGGCGTTCGCGGAGGCCGAGGGTTAG